In Streptomyces chartreusis, the following proteins share a genomic window:
- a CDS encoding carboxymuconolactone decarboxylase family protein yields the protein MDARLNFFAEPVTGKALKHVMAAGRVVKESALPAATQELVSLRVSQINGCAVCVDMHTKEAAAAGESAVRLHLVAAWREATVYTEAERAALELAEAGTRVADGAGGVSDAVWERAALHYDEEQLGALLLLISFMNLANRLNVMTRQPAGAYEVGQFH from the coding sequence ATGGACGCGCGTCTGAACTTCTTCGCCGAGCCGGTCACCGGCAAGGCCCTCAAGCACGTCATGGCGGCGGGCAGGGTCGTCAAGGAATCGGCGCTGCCTGCCGCGACCCAGGAGCTGGTGTCGCTGCGGGTGAGCCAGATCAACGGGTGCGCGGTCTGCGTCGACATGCACACCAAGGAGGCCGCCGCGGCCGGGGAGAGCGCGGTACGGCTGCACCTGGTCGCGGCCTGGCGGGAGGCCACGGTCTACACCGAGGCGGAGCGGGCCGCGCTGGAGCTGGCGGAGGCCGGGACCCGGGTCGCGGACGGGGCGGGCGGGGTCTCCGACGCGGTGTGGGAGCGGGCCGCCCTGCACTATGACGAGGAACAGCTGGGCGCGCTGCTGTTGCTGATCTCGTTCATGAACCTGGCGAACCGGCTGAACGTCATGACCCGGCAGCCGGCCGGCGCCTATGAGGTCGGCCAGTTCCACTGA
- a CDS encoding RNA polymerase sigma-70 factor yields MSKVEEFEALRPLLFSIAYRILGSVAEAEDAVQEAWLRYDGSSTRPASAKAYLSATVTRISIDVLRSARVRREEYTGPWFPEPLLSDPYEDPARAVELADSVSMAALLLLERLSPLERAVFVLREVFGFGYDDIAAAVDRSEAACRQLVVRARRHMAAGRPRFAADRQERQELASRFFEALKDGDVGALRNLLAADAQLVGDGGGKAPQLARAVVGAENVARLLASVVPRLARVEVSFERHEINGQPGAVYRDRDGRVLQTLVLDVLDGRIQTIRTVLNPDKLAHMGPVADAWEITRELKRAPRQGS; encoded by the coding sequence ATGAGCAAGGTCGAGGAGTTCGAGGCGCTGCGGCCGCTGCTGTTCTCGATCGCCTACCGGATCCTGGGCAGCGTGGCGGAGGCCGAGGACGCGGTGCAGGAGGCCTGGCTGCGCTACGACGGCTCCTCGACCCGGCCCGCCTCGGCCAAGGCGTATCTGTCGGCCACGGTCACGCGGATCTCGATCGACGTGCTGCGTTCCGCGCGGGTGCGGCGGGAGGAGTACACCGGGCCGTGGTTCCCGGAGCCGCTGCTGAGCGACCCGTACGAGGATCCGGCGCGGGCGGTGGAGCTGGCGGACTCGGTGTCGATGGCCGCGCTGCTGCTGCTGGAGCGGCTCAGTCCGCTGGAGCGGGCGGTGTTCGTGCTGCGGGAGGTGTTCGGCTTCGGGTACGACGACATCGCCGCGGCCGTGGACCGCTCGGAGGCGGCGTGCCGTCAGCTGGTGGTCCGGGCGCGGCGGCACATGGCGGCCGGCAGGCCCCGGTTCGCGGCCGACCGGCAGGAGCGCCAGGAGCTCGCGAGCCGCTTCTTCGAGGCGCTGAAGGACGGTGACGTGGGCGCGCTGCGGAATCTGCTGGCCGCCGACGCGCAGCTCGTCGGGGACGGCGGCGGCAAGGCCCCGCAGCTGGCCAGGGCGGTCGTCGGCGCGGAGAACGTGGCCCGGCTGCTGGCCTCCGTCGTCCCACGGCTGGCGCGGGTCGAGGTGTCGTTCGAGCGGCACGAGATCAACGGCCAGCCGGGCGCCGTCTACCGCGACCGGGACGGCAGGGTGCTCCAGACGCTGGTGCTCGATGTGCTCGACGGGCGGATCCAGACGATCCGCACCGTGCTCAACCCCGACAAGCTGGCGCACATGGGTCCGGTGGCCGACGCGTGGGAGATCACCCGCGAGCTGAAGCGGGCTCCCCGGCAGGGCTCCTGA